Proteins from one Leptonema illini DSM 21528 genomic window:
- a CDS encoding TIM-barrel domain-containing protein produces the protein MQKHQKEGSFRVFAYSAQVFRICRLIDPADSVDDLPGIPLSGRKESLQIVKDSESKIIARRKSFRFVLDPPTGSFRIDLEGQTLLKGRMQMDEQRFLLLRLMSTMEVYGLGAFEGKRDRNEGRYLLRTIDTLFYEVKDQSYSAFPFLFFRSEGQSFGLLLNSSYPQQFDIQRDTRIEEGLEIHVSRHLPTSVEKEPAPIDLVLFTGSPADILRSYAQLTGQPFLPPVWALGYHQSRWSYRSQKKVLEIAKTARQHRLPLDVIHLDIHYMDRYRVFTWNPEKFAEPERLHAELAEQGVRTVAIIDPGVAAKDDYDVYRGGLEGDHFCRKSDGSLYIGKVWPGLCAFPDFVREDTRYWWARQHKPIFNAGVSGIWNDMNEPALKMGKTTEPLDEDITHVDGSHLRYRNLYGNLEAKATNEAFNVWKPGQRPFVLTRSAFSGIQKYAALWTGDNHSSWAHLRDNLYQIVNLGLCGVPFSGADVGGFGSRSGKLGALKLRRQPELFQRWVELGSLMPFFRIHTTLYSYSQDPWSYGPEVLQNARKHINRRYSLLPYIYSLFWEAHRTGMPIVRPLFLEFPSVEYARTSSQFMLGPALLAAPVMQPSLRERVVELPPGDWYEFETGDLYRGGRVQIPVSPGYYPLFIRSGSMIPFARPGRNAEETLANDIFIQVYPDQEVQGTLILDDGLSLDYAHGKTFEARLKGKRDRNGDVSLEWTVTTREYQPTQSKLTLRLPLPYRQMNQKNKKIQGSVRTLGSEDRSVQVMEYELPLTQDWTATFVYRNIFQGEI, from the coding sequence ATGCAGAAACATCAGAAAGAAGGCAGCTTCCGGGTCTTTGCGTATTCGGCCCAGGTATTCCGCATTTGCAGATTGATCGATCCCGCCGATTCGGTGGACGACCTGCCAGGCATCCCGCTATCCGGACGCAAGGAATCCCTTCAGATCGTTAAGGATAGCGAAAGCAAGATCATCGCCCGGCGCAAGAGCTTTCGCTTTGTGCTCGATCCTCCGACCGGAAGCTTTCGTATCGACCTTGAGGGGCAGACCCTGCTGAAAGGGCGCATGCAGATGGACGAGCAGAGATTCCTTCTGCTGCGTCTGATGTCGACCATGGAGGTCTACGGGCTCGGCGCCTTCGAGGGCAAGAGAGATCGAAACGAAGGCCGTTATTTGCTGCGCACGATCGATACTCTATTTTATGAAGTGAAGGACCAGTCTTACTCCGCCTTTCCCTTTCTGTTTTTCCGGTCCGAAGGCCAGTCGTTTGGATTGTTGCTGAACAGCTCGTACCCGCAGCAGTTCGATATTCAAAGAGATACGAGGATTGAAGAAGGCCTCGAGATTCACGTCAGCCGCCATCTTCCTACCTCCGTTGAAAAAGAGCCGGCTCCGATCGATCTTGTATTATTCACCGGCTCGCCAGCCGACATCCTGCGTTCCTATGCACAGTTAACAGGGCAGCCGTTTTTGCCGCCTGTCTGGGCGCTCGGCTATCATCAGTCCCGATGGTCGTATCGCAGTCAGAAGAAGGTGCTTGAGATAGCGAAGACGGCAAGACAGCACCGGCTTCCTCTTGACGTAATCCATCTTGACATTCACTATATGGATCGCTACAGGGTGTTCACCTGGAATCCCGAAAAATTCGCCGAGCCCGAACGATTGCATGCGGAGCTTGCCGAGCAGGGCGTGCGTACCGTCGCTATCATCGATCCCGGCGTCGCTGCGAAAGACGACTATGATGTCTACAGAGGCGGATTGGAAGGCGATCATTTCTGCCGCAAAAGCGACGGCTCGCTTTACATCGGCAAGGTCTGGCCCGGTCTGTGCGCCTTCCCGGATTTCGTGCGGGAGGATACGCGCTACTGGTGGGCCCGTCAGCATAAGCCTATCTTTAATGCCGGCGTGAGCGGCATCTGGAACGATATGAACGAGCCCGCTTTGAAGATGGGCAAGACGACGGAGCCGCTTGACGAAGATATCACACACGTCGACGGCTCGCATCTGCGCTATCGCAATCTTTATGGCAACCTCGAAGCGAAGGCCACCAACGAGGCCTTCAACGTATGGAAGCCCGGCCAGCGTCCGTTTGTGCTGACGCGCTCGGCCTTCTCGGGCATCCAGAAGTATGCCGCGCTCTGGACCGGCGATAATCATTCAAGCTGGGCGCATCTTCGCGATAACCTCTATCAGATCGTTAACCTTGGATTGTGCGGCGTGCCGTTCAGCGGAGCGGATGTCGGCGGTTTCGGTTCGAGATCGGGCAAACTCGGCGCTTTGAAGCTGCGCCGGCAGCCCGAGCTTTTTCAGCGCTGGGTGGAGCTTGGATCGTTGATGCCGTTTTTTCGCATCCACACGACGCTCTATTCGTACAGTCAGGATCCGTGGAGCTACGGGCCCGAAGTATTACAGAACGCACGCAAGCATATCAATCGGCGCTACAGCCTTCTGCCGTACATCTATTCGCTCTTCTGGGAGGCCCATCGCACGGGCATGCCTATCGTCCGGCCTCTTTTTCTTGAATTCCCTTCGGTGGAGTATGCGAGAACGTCATCGCAGTTTATGCTCGGTCCGGCACTTCTTGCCGCACCCGTCATGCAGCCCTCGCTCAGGGAGCGCGTCGTCGAGCTTCCTCCCGGCGATTGGTACGAGTTCGAAACGGGCGATCTTTATAGAGGAGGCCGCGTTCAGATTCCTGTTTCGCCGGGTTATTATCCTCTTTTTATTCGTTCGGGTTCGATGATTCCGTTCGCCCGCCCCGGACGCAATGCAGAGGAGACTCTGGCTAACGATATCTTTATACAGGTGTATCCCGATCAGGAGGTCCAGGGTACGCTGATTCTTGACGACGGCCTGAGCCTCGATTATGCGCACGGCAAAACCTTTGAGGCCCGACTGAAAGGCAAACGAGACCGCAACGGCGATGTCTCTCTGGAATGGACGGTGACGACTCGAGAATATCAGCCGACGCAGTCTAAGCTAACGCTGCGCCTGCCTCTTCCTTACCGACAGATGAACCAGAAGAATAAGAAGATACAGGGCTCTGTGAGGACGCTCGGCAGCGAAGATCGCTCCGTTCAGGTTATGGAATACGAGCTGCCTCTTACGCAGGACTGGACGGCGACGTTTGTGTATCGCAATATCTTTCAGGGAGAGATTTGA